GATTGTGGCCATTGCGCGCCCCTTGTCGTGTTCTTGTAATAAAAGATCGTTGCCATACATAAACGGACAGCGTATGGTCGCGGTATACCCTGGGAGGAAGTAGCATGCAACCATTTCTAACAACTCTAAATATTGTCTTGCCTGTTTTCGCCGTTATATTCCTGGGCGGCCTGTTGCGCCTCAAGGGTCTGATCGATTCGGCATTTCTCAGGCAGGCAAATCGCCTGCTCTATTACATCCTGTTGCCTTTATTGCTTTTCTATAAAATAGGCACCGCCGACTTTGAGTCAAGCTTTAATGCAAAACTGACCCTGGCCATGATCGCGGCGTTAAGTCTCGGGGCCTTGTCGTCCTATGCCCTGGGGAGCATACTCGGCTGTCCGGCCGAGGATCGCGGCAGCTTCAGCCAGGGGGCTTTTCGTGGCAATCTCGCCTATGTCGGACTGCCCATCGTGCTGAGCGCCTACGGCGAAACTGGTTTTACGCGAGCCGGACTGCTTATGGGCTGCCTGGTACCCACCATCAACCTGCTGTCCATCCTGGTGCTGCTTCTTCCGCAGCGTCACAGCCACCCCGACCGAACATGGAAATTAATTCGCGATCAATTGCTTTGCAATCCGCTCATCCTGGGTTCGCTGGCAGGCATCGTCTGGAGCTTGTGCCATCTGCCCATGCCCGGCATGGCCGCACGCTCATTGCACCTGATTACCGGCGCCACCTTGCCTCTGGCACTGTTGGCCATTGGTGGCGCCTTTTCCCTGCAGCAATTGCAAGGCGACCTGAAACAAGCTGGCCTGGCTACCGTTTACAAACTGGCAGCCTTTCCGTTGCTGAACCTTCTGATGTTACAGCTGTTCGCAGTAAAAGGAATGGATCTGGGAATAGCCGTGCTGTTATCCGGCACCCCCACTGCCGCCGCCAGCTATGTCATGGCCCTTGAAATGAACAGCAATGCCCAGCTTACCAGTTCCATCATCGTTCTTTCCACCCTGTTCTGCGCAGGCAGTTTTACCATCATGTTAACGCTGCTGGGGTTGATGAACCTGCTGCCGACGTGACCACCGGCAGTTGCGCA
This DNA window, taken from Syntrophotalea carbinolica DSM 2380, encodes the following:
- a CDS encoding AEC family transporter, with the protein product MQPFLTTLNIVLPVFAVIFLGGLLRLKGLIDSAFLRQANRLLYYILLPLLLFYKIGTADFESSFNAKLTLAMIAALSLGALSSYALGSILGCPAEDRGSFSQGAFRGNLAYVGLPIVLSAYGETGFTRAGLLMGCLVPTINLLSILVLLLPQRHSHPDRTWKLIRDQLLCNPLILGSLAGIVWSLCHLPMPGMAARSLHLITGATLPLALLAIGGAFSLQQLQGDLKQAGLATVYKLAAFPLLNLLMLQLFAVKGMDLGIAVLLSGTPTAAASYVMALEMNSNAQLTSSIIVLSTLFCAGSFTIMLTLLGLMNLLPT